In Mucilaginibacter sp. KACC 22063, the genomic stretch GGGCACGTAATTACAAATTACTTGATGGTAAAGGCCAACGATTAACACTGCTGAATAACTGGGAGTCGACTTATTTTGATTTCAATGAGCAAAAGTTAGGCGAGTTATTAAAGGATACTAAAAAACTGGGAGTCGACTTGTTTTTGCTTGACGATGGATGGTTTGGCAACCAGTATCCGCGTAATGACGATCATGCGGGTTTGGGCGATTGGCAGGAAAACAGGAAAAAGCTGCCTAACGGCATAGCGGCAATTGCAAAAGAGGCCAGCGCCAACGGTGTAAAATTTGGAATATGGGTTGAGCCGGAAATGATAAACCCTAAAAGTGAATTGTATCAGAAGCATCCGGATTGGGTAGTGAAAGACCCTAAACGTGATGAGTATTATTTCAGGAACCAGTTAGTGCTTGATCTAAGCAACCCTAAAGTTCAGGACTTTGTGTACAATATTATCGATTCACTGTTTATAAAAGACCCGGCTTTAGCATACATCAAATGGGATTGTAATGCGGTAATTTATAATGCTTATTCAGCACATTTGAAAAATGAGCAGTCGCAGTTTTACGTTGATTACGTTAAAGGTTTATATCTGGTTTTGCAACGTTTAAGAGCAAAGTATCCTGAAATACCTATGATGCTATGCTCTGGCGGTGGTGGCCGTGTTGATTACGGAGCGCTGCAATACTTTACGGAGTATTGGCCAAGCGATAATACTGATCCCTTAGAACGCATTTTTATACAGTGGGAATATTCCTATTTCTACCCGGCTATTGCCAGTGCTAACCATGTAACTGATTGGGGCAGGCAGCCGATAAAATACAGGGTTGATGTTGCCATGATGGGGAAACTGGGTTTTGATATCGTAGTTGACAAGCTTAGCACCAATGATCTTAAATTTTGCCAGGATGCCATTACAACTTATAATAGTCTAAAATCAATGATATGGCAGGGCGATCAATACAGATTGCTAAATCCGCGCGAAAACAGTGTAGCATCGGTAATGTATGTAAACGCTGATAAAACAAGCGGTGTAATGTTCAACTACTTGGTAAATAACCGTTACGATGAAGGCAGTAAAGCCCCCATACTTTTAAAAGGGCTTGACGCTGAAAAGAATTACAGTATAAGAGAAATCAATATATATCCCGGTAGCAAATCACCATTTGTAAGTGAACGGATTTTTTCAGGAGATTTTTTAATGAAAATAGGATTTAATCCATACGTAAATTCAGGTCGTAGCAGTGTGATTATTAAGATTGATGCAGTAAAATAATATTTATTTGTTCAACTGCTTCTTTAATAGCAGGTATCTTTATAGTTTCTGTATTTTATAATATAGAAACTATTTTTCTTTTAAATAAATTCCAATGCTTTTAAAATGCGAATCAGCATTTTAAGCCCCCTTTAATTTGCCGTTTAGCCCCCCTTGCGGCACGATAAAAACCTATTAATTAGCTTAAAGTAAAGCGAGCCAATTACGCTTTCATTGCCAATTAATAAAAGCATAAACTTAAATTTTTTCTATGGATAAAGTCAGTAATCAATGACGCTGTTACAGCGTGCTATTGCGCATTCCCTTACAAATTAATTAAACCATCCAATTAATCCTAAAACGAACAATATGAGAAAACTTATATATCTCTTATTACTTTTTTCTTTCACAATTATTTCCGGTTTATGGCAGCCTGCATTTGCACAAGGCTCATTTACTCTAAAAGGCAGGGTACTTGATTCAAAAGGTAACACCTTACCCGGAGCAACAGTTAAAGTAGAAGGCACAACGCAGGGCGTTATGGCCGATGCTTCCGGAAGCTTTTCAATTACATTGAAAGCCCCGTCAACATTAGTGGTGTCATTTACAGGTATGGCAACCAGAAGTGTCAGCGTTACAAGTGCTACAAAAACGATAGACGTAACGTTGTCTGACAATGGCCGTAATTTAAATGAAGTAGTTGTTGTGGGCTATGGTACACAAAAACGTGCAGACATTACCGGGTCTGTTACAACGGTACCTAAAGCCAGGTTGTCGCAATTGCCGGTTACCAACGTATTGCAGGCATTAGAAGGTGCGGTAGCGGGTGTAAATATCACTACTACATCATCTGTACCGGGTAGCCAGCCAACTACACTTTTAAGAGGTCAAAATTCCATCAACGCAAGTTCCAGCCCTTTTGTGGTAGTTGATGGTATTCCGTTAAGTAAAACCGGCGGATCATTAAATGATATTAACCCAAATGATATTGCGTCAATGGAGATCCTTAAAGATGCATCTGCTGCTGCAATTTATGGTACAAACGCATCAAACGGCGTTATCCTGATCACTACCAAAAGAGGTACCACGGGTAAAGCTGTAATTCGTTATACCGGTTATGGCGGTTTTGAAAACCTGGCCCATGTGTTAGAACCAAGAGATCCGGCATCATTTACACAAAAATACCTGGATTACCTGTCGCAAAATAACCTGAAACAGCAATTTACTGAGCCGGTTTATAATAGCGGCGAACGTGCCAATTATGCAGCGGGCCGTACTGTTGACTGGATGAAGGAAGTTACCCAACAAGGTTACATGCAGGATCATAACCTGAGTGTATCGGGCGGTACTCCTGATGTTAAATACTATGTATCGGGCGACTACCTGAAGCAGAAAGGCGTAGTTAAAGGTTATCAATACAACAGGGTAAGTATCCGTTCAAATCTGGATATCAATGTTACAAACTACCTTACCGTTGGTACATCAGCCTTTATTACCAACAACAATTACGATGGGGGCAGGGCCAACTTATTATTTGCTACAGCCATGAGCCCTTATGGCAGCGTTTATAATACAGATGGTACTTACATGATCTATCCGCAGGCACCAGAGCAGTTATATACCAACCCGCTGTTAGGTTTAACAACCAGTGTAATAAACCGCAGTGTAAACTTGGTAGGTAATGGTTATGGCGAAATCAAATTCGGTGGCTTTTTAAAAGGGCTGCGTTACCGCCTTAACGTTGGTTACAACTATTTGCCTACGCGCTATAATTCTTATAGCGGCCGTTTAGCTAACACACCATTGGGTTCGGCAACAGCACGAAACGAGGAAACCAGAAGTTACACCATTGATAACCTGCTATATTATACCAAAGATATTGGTAAACACCATATTGATATAACAGGACTATATGGCGCACAGCAACGTAATTACTTTGTTAGCGGCCTAACAGGTACAGGCTTTATAAACGATGAACTTACCTTTAACCAGATAGGTGTTGCTTCAACAGTTTCAGGTGCATCTGTTAACGGTAGTTTTTCAGGAAGTTATGCCGATAGATATGCTTTAAACTACCAAATGGGGCGTGCGGTGTATTCTTATGATCAACGCTATGTGATTACGGTAACAGGCCGTCGCGACGGGTCATCGGTGTTTGGCGCTAATACAAGCAAATATGGATTTTTCCCATCTGCAGCATTAGCATGGAATATCAGTAACGAATCTTTTCTCCAAAATTCAAAGATTGTTAATAACCTGAAGTTAAGAGGTTCTTACGGTAGTGCCGGTAACGAAGCAATCTCTGTATATCAAACTATCACTACTGACGGTACGGTTCGTTTCCCTTTCAATGGTGTAAGCAATGTCGGTGTACAGGCCAGCAACTTAGGTAATGCTAACCTGCATTGGGAAAGTACAAAGCAAGCTAATATTGGTGTCGATTTCTCTGTTCTAAAAAACAGGATAAGCGGTACTATAGATGCTTATAACTCAAATACCAGCGGACTTTTATTGAAAAGAAGCCTGCCTGCTATAACAGGTTATGCCAATGTTTGGGATAATTTAGGCAAAACTAATAATAAAGGCCTTGAAGTAACGCTTACTACCCGTAACATCCAGGGTGACGATTTTCGTTGGGAAAGTAACATCGTTTATGCAACTAACAAAAATAAAATAGTAGACCTTTACGGAGATAAGCAAAGCGATTTGGGTAACCGCTGGTTTATTGGCCAACCAATAAGTGTTATATACGATTATAAAATGGTAGGCGTATGGCAAAAAGGTGAAGATCCGTCGAAACAAGACCCAACAGCCAAGCCTGGCGACCTTAAATTTGCTGACTTAAACGGTGACGGCAAGATTACGCCGGACGACCGTACAGTATTAGGCCAAACTACACCAAAATGGACAGGTGGCTTAACCAACACATTCCATTACAAAGCATTAAGCTTAAGTGTGTTTATACAAACTGCACAAGGCGCTTTAAGAAACAATGCCGATTATAATTATGCAGATGAGGCAGGAAGAAGAAATACCCCTGCTGAAATCGGATACTGGACACCTACAAACGGAAGTCAGGAATTCCAATCGTTATCTTACACTAATACCAGAGGATATGGTTATCCGCACGATGCCAGTTACACCCGTTTAAAGGATATTACTTTAAGTTACAATCTGCCTACAAGCCTGATCTCAAAATGGGGAATATCAAGCCTTAACGTTTATGCCAGCGGACGGAATCTTAAAACCTGGACAAACTGGATAGGATGGGATCCTGAACAGACCTATTATACCCGTGGCTCAGGCGACTACGTAAACAACTATCCGCTTACACGCACCATTGTACTCGGTTTAAATGTTTCATTAAAATAATCAGCACAACTACATGAAAAAGATATACTTGATATTAGGAACTATAGGGATGGTTGCTGCAACGTTTACTGCATGCAAGAAAAGTTATTTAAATGAAAAGCCTTATTCATCTTATGCTCCTGTAACCTTAACAGATTCGCTGGGTTTTGAGGCAGAGCTTATTGGACTTTACCAGCGTCAAACCGGTATCCTTACATGGGCTGACCAGCAGGGCTGGCCAAGCGTATGGCAGGTAGGTACTGATGTGGCTAACGCAACAGCTAATCAACAGGGTGTTGAAGTACCCTATTATAATTATTCGCAGCTGACCTCCACAGATCCGGCCGCCTCATTTGTATGGAGCCGTTATTACAGTATCATCAATAACTGCAATATTATTATTGATGCTGCACAGGATCAATCGCTTACCAAAATTGGCCCGGTAGGTAAAAAGCAAGCCGAAGCCGAAGCTAAATTTTTCAGAGGCTATGCCTATAATACGCTTGCTACCTTATTCGGCAAGGTGCCTATTATCCTTCACACGGTAACAGGTCCAAAATTTGATTACACACGTGCTTCGCTTGATGATGTTAACAACCAGATCATCAGCGACCTTACATTTGCAGCAACCAACGGTTATGATTTAAACGCCGGAACCAGGAACGTTAACGTACAGGGTAAACCGGTTGGCAGGGCCAACAAATACATGGCTATGCAGGCATTAGCAGAAGCTTATTTACGTATGGGCAAAAATGACCTGGCAGAGCAGCAGGCGCAGGCAGTAATCAACAGCGGTAAGTTCAGCTTAATTAAATCTCGTTACGGGGTAAGGGCAAGCGGTGCCGGTGATTATTATTCTGATATGTTTGTATATGGCAACCAGCGCCGTTCGCAGGGTAATGCAGAAGCCATTTGGGTGTTGGAGCAGGAAAATCCTTCAACCGTTGTTGGTGGTAATGTTGATAACGCACAGCAACGCCGTGTTTGGGGAGCTGCATATTATGCGATTCCGGGTATGGCACTTGCAGATAGCCTTGGTGGCCGAAGCATTGCCCGTTTACGTTTAAGCAATTGGGTAATTTATTCGTTGTATAAAAATACAGGTAGCGACATCAGAAACTCACAATACAGCCTGAAAAGACGTTTTTATTACAATGACCCTGCATACCCTAATCTGCTTGGTAAACAAGTGCCCTACACTGGTGCCGATACACTTTTCCGTATTTGCCCGATGATTACCAAATGGGGAGCGTTTGATCCTAATGATACATTTGGTTATGCCATGATCAAGGATTTTATTATGATGCGCCTGGGCGAAACTTATTTGCTTTTGGCCGAAGCCCAGATGAAACAGGGTAAAACAGGTGATGCTGCAAACACCATTAACGTACTTAGGGCCAGGGCTAACGCAACGCCGGTAACCGCAGCCGATATCAACCTCGATTTTATTCTGGACGAACGCGCAAGGGAACTTATTGGCGAAGAGAACCGAAGGATGACCTTGATGCGTACCGGAACATTAGTTGACAGGGCTTTGCGCTTAAACAGCAATGATGCCCAGAAGCCGATCACCGGTTTAACGGCAAAAAACCTTTTGTTACCAATACCGCTTACAGAGATACAGCTAAATAAAGATGCTGTACTACAGCAAAATCCGGGTTATTAATTGCTAATCCTTTTAAAAAGAAGCGGCTCTTTCAAAGGCCGCTTCTTTTAATTTCCCGCGTGTTTGTTAAGCTCATATGATTACTTTTATGGGCAATAGCCTTTTTGAAAAGCATTTACCATGATTAAATTTCCGTCATCGCTTATAATCTTATTGTTGTTTTTTATTACCCCGGTCACAAAGGGGCAAAGCACACAGCCCTTGTCTGGCCGTAAGCAATGGCTTGTTTTGATGGATAAAGTAGCGCGGCCGGTAATGGAGAACCTGGCGCATGACGAATTGAAATCAAAAATGCCCATGCAACTGTCAAGCCATATCGATAATGCACAGAGCAGGGCATCGGTAGGATATCTCGAAGCATTTGCACGCACACTTAACGGCATTGCGCCATGGTTGCAATCAGATGGGGGAAGTGCAGATGAAATTGCTTTACGTAATCAGTATCGAAAATGGGCTTTACAGGCTATTGCAAATGCCGTAAATCCTAAATCAAAAGATTATATGAAGTGGAATGGCGGCCAGCCGTTGGTTGATGCTTCTTTTTTTGCTTATGCATTGATACGTGCTCCGTGGCTTTGGGAAAACCTGAATGATACGGTGAAGGCGCAGGTAGTAGATGTTTTGAAAGGAACACGTAGTACAGTGCCGGTATACTCAAACTGGATACTTTTTTCGGGGATGATTGAGGCCTTTTTTTGTAAATATAATTTGGATTATGATCCGGTACGTATAGAGTACGGTATCCGTGAGTTTACAGAACATTGGTATGTGGGGGACGGTATGTATGCCGATGGGATGGATTTCCATTTGGATTACTATAACAGCTTTGTGATCCAGCCATACCTAAGTACCATACTCGAAGAAGTAAATGCTAAGAATAAAAGCTATACGAGGCAAGCAGCAAAGCAATTGCTAATCGGACAGCGTTACGCTGTTATTTTAGAGCGTTTAATCAATACAGATGGTAGTTTTCCTGTAATCGGCCGGTCAATCGCTTATCGTTGTGGTGCTTTCCACCACCTTGCTAACGAAGCTTTAAAAAAACGTTTACCCGCTTCGCTTAAGCCGGCACAGGTGCGGTGCGCATTATTTGCTGTAATTAATAAGACCTTAAACGCTCCTGGAACTTTTACAAAAGATGGCTGGCTGAACATCGGCTTGTATGGCAAGCAACCTGATATAGCCGAATTTTACATTACAACAGGTAGCCTTTATCTCTGTGACGATGCCTTTTTGCCATTAGGCTTGCCAGAAAGCGATGAATTTTGGACAGCTAAGAACGAACCCTGGTCGTCAGTGAAAATATGGAGCGGCCAGGATTTTCCGGCAGACCATGCTTTGGATCTGCATTGAAATAATTTGATCAACATTATTATACACTCTGCAAATGAAAAATAAATCAATAATTAAGTGCCTGTTTTATGGTCTTTTTATGGCGTTTACCGGCATTGCTTTCAATGGTAATGCACAGGAAAAAGCATTTCATCCCGGGCAAATATGGCCTGATAATAAAGGTGTGCATATTAATGCTCACGGCGGCGGGATGCTTTATCACAATGGTATCTACTATTGGTTTGGCGAGCATAAAATAGAAGGCGATGCAGGCAACCGGGCAATGGTAGGTGTGCATTGCTATTCATCAAAAGACCTTTATAACTGGAAAGATGAAGGCATAGCCTTAGCCGTATCCAATGATACCACAAGCGATATAGCCAAAGGCTGCATACTGGAACGCCCGAAGGTGGTCTACAATAAAAAAACTAAAAAGTATGTGATGTGGTTCCACCTCGAGTTGCGTGGACAAGGTTACAAAGCTGCACGTGCGGGTTTAGCAATTGCCAATAAAGTTACAGGCCCTTATACATTTGTGAAAAGCTACAGGCCTAATCCGGGTGTAATGCCAGTTTACCCGGTGAATACTGCAGACAGTGATAAGGTAAATTGCACTAACCCAAAGAACAGGAGCGAAGGCTACTTTTGCCGTGATTTACCCGGCGGGCAAATGGCAAGGGACATGACCGTTTTTGTTGACGATGACGGCAAAGCCTATCATATTTTCTCTGCTGAAGAAAACGCTACGCTTGATATTGCTGAACTAAATGATGAATACACCGGCCACACTGGTAAATTTACACGTGTTTATGCAGGCCATTCTACCGAGGCACCAGCCATATTTAAGCGCAATGGTATTTACTATCTTATTGGCTCTGGTACTACAGGCTGGGCACCTAATCCGGCCAGATGGTTATCATCAACCTCTATATGGGGGCCGTGGACTTATCATGGTAACCCTTGTAAGGGTGATGGCTCACAAATTACTTTTGGAGGTCAAAGCACTTACGTTTTACCTGTAGCCGGTAAAAAGGATGCTTTCATTTTTATGGCCGACAAATGGACGCCTAAAAATGCTATTGACGGCCGTTACCTTTGGTTGCCTGTTGAATTTAACGGAAATGATATTGAAATACGCTGGAAAGACAGCTGGAGCCTTGATGATTTTAAAAACTAATATGAAAAAATTTAGTGCTTTATTTTTAATCCTGCTGTTTGCGGTAACTGCTTATGCACAGGATAGCCTGATTACCAATATACCTGCAAGAAAGTCGCTGAGCCTTAATGGAAAGTGGCATTATATTGTTGATCCTTACGAGACCGGCTTTTATGATTATCGCTATAAAGAAATGAATGCCAGCAATGGTGATGCTTATTGGAACACCGGTGTACCTGCCAATAAAACAGACAAAAAGGAGCATGGCTATATTGATAAGTATTCGTTAGATGTGCCGGGTGACTGGAACCACCAGAAGCCCGAGTTTGTGTACTATGAAGGCACAATCTGGTACCAGAAGAGTTTTGATTACCAAAAGGCTTCTGATAACGACCGCTTTTTTGTGTGGTTTGGGGCAGTTAATTACCGTGCAGACGTTTATTTGAACGGCAAAAAGCTTGGGATGCACAAAGGTGGCTTTACACCTTTTAACTTTGAAGTACCTGCTGCGTTACTAAAGGAAAAAGGAAACTTTTTAGTGGTAAAGGTTGACAATAAACGTTACACAGACGAGGTGCCTACGCTTAATACCGATTGGTGGAATTACGGTGGCATAACCCGTGATGTAAAGCTGCTTGAGTTGCCGCAAACCTTCATTCAGGATTTTGTAGTGCAACTTAAAAAGCCAGAACCTGGTAAATCGCCTGCATCAAATCCCGAAGTTATTGGTTGGATTAAGCTGAATACAGTGCCTGCCAACAGAGAAAAGCTAACTATCGAAATACCCGAGCTAAAGGTTAAACAACAATTTGTTGCTAATGCCGCTGTTACGCCAATAGCTTTCAAACTGCCTAAAGTGCAGTTATGGTCGCCGGAAAATCCAAAGCTGTACCGCGTTATTGTTCGATCATCCACAGATAAAACTGAAGATAAAATCGGTTTCAGAACTATTGAAGCATTCGGTAAACAGGTATTACTGAATGGCAAGCCGATATTTATGAGAGGTATCTGTATTCATGGCGAAATAGCTGAAGATGTGCGACGCGCAGTAGGTTATGATGATGCCCGCGAATTGCTAAATAAGGCTAAAGCATTAGGCTGTAATATGGTTAGGTTAGCGCATTACCCGCACGATGAAGCTATGACCCGTACTGCCGATTCGTTAGGTGTATTGGTATGGTCAGAAATCCCGGTTTACTGGACGATTGACTTTGGCAGTCAGGCAGTACTGGCAAAAGCCAAAGCGCAACTGCATGAGATGATCAACCGCGATCACAACCGTGCGAGTATCATTATCTGGTCGGTAGGGAATGAAACACCTATTAGCCAAACCCGTACTGATTTTATGCATAATTTGATTACCGAAGCTAAGTTGCTCGATGATACACGCATGGTCTCTGCTGCGTTGGAGGTGAACTACAGCTCGGGTAAAGACCTCAATATTGTAGACGATCCGCTTGGTCAGTTTGTGGATCTCATTGCATTTAACGAATACCTGGGCTGGTACGGAGGTTTGCCGGATAAATGCCGCACCACCAACTGGGGTACACCCTACAACAAACCATTATTTATCAGCGAAACAGGTGCTGAAGCTTTAGCCGGTTTCCATGCCGATTCGCTGACAAAGTTTAGCGAAGAATACCAGGAATGGTATTATAAAGAGCAAACAAACATGTTTAAAAGGATGCCTGACAACTTTGTAGGTGTATCGCCGTGGGTAATGGTAGATTTTCGCTCCCCTAAACGTAATAACCCAGTATACCAGGAAGGTTGGAACCGAAAAGGCCTGTATGGTGAAAAAGGTGAAAAGAAGAAAGCCTTTTTCATTCTTCAAAAATATTACAACGATATAGAGAAAAAGGGAATAGGACATAAGTAGATTTTTAGCTAATCTGTTCCTTGAAATAATAATAATGAAAACTTGAAAATCTGATTTCTGCAACAAATAGTCTATTTAAGGCATATTTTGAAAAAATGAGTACAATATATTTGATGCTATTAACCAATTAGCAACTTTTACAGTACTCATTTTTTTATTTACGTAATGTCGCGGTAGCAATTAAATACCGTAGATTATATTATTACTATGAAAGCATTAAGTTGTGCCACTCCCGGCACGTTTGAATATATCGAAGTTCCTAAGCCTGTTTTAGAAAAAGGGCATGCAATAATCAAAATAAAACGAATTGGCGTTTGTGGCACAGATTTGCACGCATTTCAGGGTACGCAGCCATATTTTAATTATCCCAGAATCTTAGGGCATGAGCTTTCCGGAGAGCTTGTGGAGGCCGATGGTGCATCTGGTTTTGAAATAGGCGAATATGTAACTTTTGTGCCTTATTTTAATTGTGGTAAATGTATTGCGTGCCGCAACGGAAAGCCAAACTGTTGTACCAATATTAAGGTATGCGGTGTGCATGTGGATGGTGGCATGACCGAATATTTACAAGTTCCGGTCGATGCTTTGGTACATGGTGAAGGATTGTCTTTAGATGAGCTGGCACTTGTAGAGCCATTAGCCATAGGGGCACACGGTATCAGCAGGGCCAATGTGCAAGCCGGTGAATTTGTGTTAATTGTTGGTGCTGGCCCCATAGGTTTAGGCCTAATGGAATTTGCCCGCATTGCCGGCGGACATGTAATTGCAATGGATGTAAACCAGGAGCGCCTGGACTTTTGCAAAACTAATCTGGGTGTTGATTATACTATTAATGCCGCTACAGAGGATGTAATAGAAGCACTGAAACAAATCACCAATAATGATTTTCCAACTGTAGTGATCGATGCCACTGGTAATCAGCGCGCTATTAACAATGGGGTACAGTACCTGGCACATGGTGGGCGTTATGTGCTTGTGGGTTTGCAAAAGGGTGATCTTGTTATGAGTCACCCTGAGTTTCATAAACGCGAGTCCACATTAATGAGCAGCCGCAATGCAACACATCAGGATTTTAAGCAGGTAATCAGTGCCATAAAAAATGGTTTGGTCAAACCATCGAATTACATAACGCATAAAGTAACCTTTGATGCCGTTAAGGATGAATTTGAAAAATGGCTCGATCCGGCTAATGGGGTGATCAAAGCAATGATCGAAATAGGCTAACCATTTACTAAGTAACCAATTATAATGAAGAGAAGAACTTTAATAAAAGGCGCATTAACAGGGGTATCATCATTATACCTATCCCAGTTCTATAAAAAGGCTTTCGGAGCAGTGCCGTCTGGAAATTCTTTTGCAAACGGGCCTTTTCAGCCTACCTGGGAATCCCTGTCTAATTATCAGGTACCGGAGTGGTTCCGTGATGCTAAATTTGGAATGTGGGCGCATTGGAGCCCGCAATGTCAGCCCGAGCGCGGCGATTGGTATGCACGCGGTATGTACCAGGAAGGCAGCGATCAATACAATTATCATTGCCAGAAATACGGCCATCCTTCAAAATTCGGTTTTAAAGATGTGATCAATGAGTGGAAAGCTGACAAATGGGATCCTGAAGAATTGGTATCGCTATACAAAAATGCCGGGGCAAAGTATTTTGTGGGGTTAGCCAATCACCACGATAATTTTGATCTGTATGACAGCAAATACCAGAGCTGGAATTCGACACGCTTTGGCCCTAAAAAGGATATCATTAAAGGTTGGGCAGAAGCAGCTAAAAGAAACGGTTTGCCTTTTGGGGTAAGTATACATGGATCGCACCCGTGGACATGGTATGAAGTAGCACAACGCTCTGATAAGAAAGGCCCGTTAGCTGGTGTACCTTATGATGGTAAACTGACTAAAGCAGATGGAAAAGGTAAATGGTGGGACGGTTATGATCCTCAGGAATTATATGCGCAAAATCACCCGCTTAGCGAAAAAAGTGAAGATAATGGATCCATACACAGGCAATGGGCTTGGGGCAATGGCGCTTACCCGCCATCTAAAGCTTATTGCGAAAAATTTTATAATAGAACCATTGATCTGATTAATAAATATGAACCAGATCTGGTTTATTTTGATGATACTGTTTTACCATTATGGCCGGTTAGTGATGCGGGTTTACGCATTGCGGCTCACATGTATAACCGAAGTATCAGTAAACATGGTAAACTTACAGCAGTAATTAATGGTAAGATTTTAGATGAGCAACAACGCAAATGTATGGTTTGGGATATAGAGCGGGGGCAAAGCAACAGCATAGAACCATTACCATGGCAAACGGATACTTGTATAGGCGGTTGGCATTATGAAAGAAGAATATATGATGATAACAGTTACAAATCTGCAAAAACGGTTATTCATACGCTGGTAGATGTGGTAAGTAAGAATGGCAATTTGCTGCTTAACATTCCGGTGAGGGGCGATGGATCGATAGACGAAAAGGAGCGTGCAATAGTTGGCGGTATAACCGACTGGATGCACGTTAACAGCGAAGCTATTTACGGTACCCGCCCTTGGACAACTTTTGGCGAAGGGCCTGCTATGGAATCGGCAGCGCCGCTTAGTGCACAGGGTTTCAATGAAGGCAAAGGAAAGCCATTTACTGATAAAGATATCCGCTTCACTACTAAGGGTAAAACCCTGTATGCAACTTTATTAGGCTGGCCTGCAGATGGTGAAGCCTTAATTACCAGCCTTGCCGGCAAAGGTAAGGTGAATGCTGTAAGTATGCTTGGAAATAATAGTCAGCTCGCTTTCAAGCAGGAACAAAATGGATTACAGGTAAAAATGCCAGGCACACAGCCTGCTAAGGATGCCGTTGTTCTGAAGATTGAAGGTGCAATTGTTTAACTGGTATATCAGAACCAATATTAACTAAAAAAGACGCTTTAAGGCGTCTTTTTTAGTTGGGAGAGAGTCTATATAGATTAATTATTCTTTTACCATTCGGCTGCCATACAGCGGACCCGCACT encodes the following:
- a CDS encoding alpha-L-fucosidase, whose amino-acid sequence is MKRRTLIKGALTGVSSLYLSQFYKKAFGAVPSGNSFANGPFQPTWESLSNYQVPEWFRDAKFGMWAHWSPQCQPERGDWYARGMYQEGSDQYNYHCQKYGHPSKFGFKDVINEWKADKWDPEELVSLYKNAGAKYFVGLANHHDNFDLYDSKYQSWNSTRFGPKKDIIKGWAEAAKRNGLPFGVSIHGSHPWTWYEVAQRSDKKGPLAGVPYDGKLTKADGKGKWWDGYDPQELYAQNHPLSEKSEDNGSIHRQWAWGNGAYPPSKAYCEKFYNRTIDLINKYEPDLVYFDDTVLPLWPVSDAGLRIAAHMYNRSISKHGKLTAVINGKILDEQQRKCMVWDIERGQSNSIEPLPWQTDTCIGGWHYERRIYDDNSYKSAKTVIHTLVDVVSKNGNLLLNIPVRGDGSIDEKERAIVGGITDWMHVNSEAIYGTRPWTTFGEGPAMESAAPLSAQGFNEGKGKPFTDKDIRFTTKGKTLYATLLGWPADGEALITSLAGKGKVNAVSMLGNNSQLAFKQEQNGLQVKMPGTQPAKDAVVLKIEGAIV